In a genomic window of Orcinus orca chromosome 12, mOrcOrc1.1, whole genome shotgun sequence:
- the CASP8AP2 gene encoding CASP8-associated protein 2 isoform X4, which yields MAADDDNGDGTSLFDVFSASPLKNNDEGSLDIYAGLDSAVSDSATKSSVPSRNCLDLYEEILTEEGTAKEATYNDLQVEYGKCQLQMKELMKKFKEIQTQNFSLKNENQSLKKNISALIKTARVEINRKDEEINNLHQRLSEFPHLRNAHKTSRTPDIVKTKGLKSRSLHLDDCSKTDHRVKSDVSKDVHYSTSLPYLEKEGKSHSEKKGTSHLPTSVEKHSTNGIWSRSHYQVGEGSSNEDHRRGRKDSRHSQYCRGTDRIRKDLNTSCGDGEPRNIEASQRLQGRPEKYSKGEPKAESKNSKFKSNTDLDYKNERSSSSWEKESSRDRSHTRLESQSDKKLERQSERSQNINRKELKSQDKEERKVDQKPKSVVKDQDHWKRSERALLPYSKKELAKSSHNSSKYHPEERRGREDCKRDRAVSNHSFQEGRCPSSLSTNRTHKHVDSKEVDAVHQWENAPLRVERHRTEDKRKREQEGKEENKHMRNEKRVPAEHLQKTNRETKKTATDLKRQNEPKNDNGEVSNNDVSEGVDDKEPAVKAENGSNETQNKDLKLSFMEKLNLTLSPAKKQPVSQENQHKITDTPKSSDICDLESLVQAKTVTCIPSVSEQITEETKSELLEPKDALTAASEPRTSVSERKIEEENSLFIKSVADTVHCDMSICGTEISFSASVEMQQTESLFPSSTEMEQTINGARAAVAVVMDTVQTNVSQNFGLELDTKRKDDLNSCSISKDTEMKEPFSTKVTESNEIILQPSTEEAVILPTVVSEDGKPNLEPSLVDAPLVESKSCHLEPCLPKETPESSLQQTELTDHRMEIGEANSVYHDDENSVLSIDLNQLRPIPEAISPLNSPVRPVAKVLRLESPSRVPLYNNSHKDVFPPNLAHSASKSQSDLNKENQKPICKSDKFTEADSHKNSSLDELEEGEIISDSEKSEPQKRFDKSTNPRASAEVQNTRTNPGSRKSTVHLDKDNRKISSIKIHQTKSKWNKRRTESSRSSKTEKKDRLVGTSSLEKIVPIIAAPSSVREVVHMLRMIRKHVRKNYMKFKVKFSLIQFHRIIESAILSFTSLIKHLDLSKISKSVTTLQKNLCDVIESKLKQVKKNGIVDRLFEQQLPDMKKKLWKFVDEQLDHLFTTLKKILAKFCDPINIGSDSDEGKLEKRNKEKAQYSNCQKGNVGSSSKEMLKEKPPKSEDAGYSKSLVGCKKSEEKHQEQNNSGINRVKHNIKKSTNTCFGNIKNPQFEEASLEPNCPKAGKMEGSTIEDSQASQHAALKPERSFEILTEQQASSLTFNLVSDAQMGEIFKSLLQGSDLLDNSVNCNEKSEWELKTPAKQMLETLKCESLPVCTTEELVSGVVSPCPKVISDDNWSLLSSEKGPSLSSGLSLPVHPDVLDESCMFEVSTNVSLSKDNVCSSEKSKPCVSSILLEDLAVSLTVPSPLKSDGHLSFLKSDVSSNSTPEEVISAHFSEDALLEEEDASEQDIHLALESDNSSSKSSCSSSWTSRSIAPGFQYHPNLPMHAVIMEKSNDHFIVKIRRAAPSTSPSHKQNMVADESLPRVEKEADETVEKKYISCQYRVFKSVEELKISSKNVDSSKSVHEEQDCMIQTEVPDIYEFLKDASGKVVHSTEVVEECFKLHQVWEPKVPESVEELPPMEEIPHSVEDHLPNAYIDLTKDPVTETKKLGEFVEVTVLNIEQLGCSGSSVDQNAPVLDNMQPDTVDAFIDLTQDVSSDSKNEGLSAKNVIKKKGEIIVSWTRNDDREILLECQKKGPSLKTFSQLAAKLNKNPYQVTTPVLHLYSFTDVTTPNI from the exons ATTGTCTGAATTTCCACATCTTCGAAATGCTCATAAAACTTCAAGGACACCAGATATAGTTAAAACAAAAGGTCTTAAATCCAGATCTCTCCATTTGGATGATTGTTCAAAGACTGATCACAGAGTGAAAAGTGATGTTTCTAAAGATGTACATTATAGCACTTCACTGCCATACCtcgaaaaggaaggaaaatcacATTCTGAAAAAAAGGGCACTTCACATTTGCCTACATCTGTTGAAAAACACTCCACCAATGGCATTTGGTCACGTTCCCATTATCAGGTTGGTGAGGGTAGTTCCAATGAGGatcacagaagaggaaggaaagatagTAGACATAGCCAGTACTGCAGAGGGACTGACAGAATACGAAAAGACTTGAACACTAGCTGTGGTGATGGTGAACCGAGGAACATAGAGGCCAGTCAGAGGCTACAAGGACGTCCTGAGAAATATAGTAAAGGTGAACCAAAGGCTGAAAGCAAAAATTCAAAGTTTAAAAGTAACACAGATTTGGATTATAAAAATGAACGCAGTAGCTCTTCTTGGGAGAAAGAAAGCTCTAGAGACAGGTCACACACTCGACTAGAATCTCAAAGTGACAAAAAACTCGAAAGACAAAGTGAAAGAtcacaaaatataaatagaaaagaacttaaatcacaagacaaagaagaaaggaaagttgATCAAAAACCTAAGTCAGTAGTAAAAGACCAGGATCATTGGAAAAGATCTGAACGAGCACTGCTTCCTTATTCCAAGAAGGAACTAGCAAAATCTTCTCATAATTCAAGTAAATACCATCCAGAAGAGAGAAGAGGCCGGGAAGATTGTAAAAGAGACAGGGCTGTGAGTAATCATAGTTTTCAAGAAGGAAGATGTCCGTCCTCTCTTTCAACCAATAGAACTCACAAACATGTTGACTCTAAGGAAGTTGATGCTGTGCACCAATGGGAAAATGCACCTTTAAGGGTAGAAAGGCATAGAACTGAAGATAAGCGGAAAAGAGAACAAGagggcaaagaagaaaataagcatatgagaaatgaaaagagagtACCTGCAGAACATCTGCAGAAGACAAACAGAGAGACTAAGAAAACCGCTACAGATTTAAAGAGACAGAATGAGCCAAAAAATGATAATGGTGAAGTCTCTAATAATGATGTTTCTGAAGGAGTGGATGATAAAGAGCCAGCAGTTAAAGCTGAGAATGGTTCAAatgaaacacaaaacaaagacTTAAAGTTAAGCTTTATGGAAAAATTGAACTTAACTCTTTCTCCTGCTAAAAAGCAGCCTGTTTCTCAGGAAAATCAGCATAAAATAACCGATACTCCCAAATCTAGTGACATATGTGATTTGGAGTCCTTGGTGCAGGCTAAAACTGTGACATGTATTCCCTCTGTCAGTGAACAGATCACAGAGGAAACCAAATCAGAGTTATTGGAACCAAAGGATGCTCTTACAGCAGCATCTGAACCCAGGACCAGtgtttcagaaaggaaaatagaagaagaaaatagtTTGTTCATTAAATCTGTTGCGGATACTGTGCATTGTGATATGTCCATCTGTGGCACAGAGATTTCCTTCTCAGCATCTGTGGAAATGCAACAAACAGAATCCTTGTTTCCATCATCAACAGAAATGGAACAGACCATTAATGGTGCCAGGGCAGCAGTTGCTGTGGTAATGGACACAGTACAAACAAATGTTTCTCAAAACTTTGGTTTGGAATTGGATACCAAAAGAAAGGATGACTTAAATTCTTGTAGTATTTCCAAAGATACAGAAATGAAGGAGCCTTTTTCAACCAAAGTGACCGAATCCAATGAAATCATTTTGCAGCCTTCAACTGAAGAAGCTGTCATTTTGCCAACAGTCGTTTCGGAAGATGGTAAACCAAACCTTGAGCCTTCTCTTGTAGATGCACCACTGGTTGAGAGTAAGTCTTGTCACTTGGAGCCTTGCTTACCTAAAGAGACTCCAGAATCTTCACTTCAGCAGACTGAGTTAACGGACCACAGAATGGAAATTGGTGAAGCAAACTCAGTATATCACGACGATGAAAACTCGGTTCTGAGCATTGACCTGAATCAGCTGAGACCTATTCCAGAAGCCATCAGTCCTCTGAATAGTCCCGTGAGACCTGTAGCAAAAGTTCTTAGACTGGAAAGCCCATCTCGAGTTCCATTATATAATAACAGTCATAAAG ATGTGTTTCCACCAAATTTAGCTCATTCTGCCTCCAAGAGTCAGTCTGATCTCAATAAGGAAAATCAAAAGCCAATTTGCAAATCTGACAAATTTACAGAAGCAGACTCCCACAAGAATTCATCTTTAGATGAATTAGAAGAAGGAGAAATTATAAGCGACAGTGAAAAATCTGAACCACAAAAACGTTTTGACAAAAGTACCAACCCAAGAGCTTCTGCTGAAGTGCAGAACACAAGAACTAACCCAGGAAGTAGGAAAAGCACTGTGCATTTGGATAAAGACAATAGGAAGATATCTTCTATAAAAATCCATCAGACCAAAAGCAAATGGAATAAAAGACGAACTGAATCTAGCAGATCttcaaaaacagagaagaaagataGGTTAGTGGGCACTTCCAGCCTGGAAAAAATAGTGCCAATTATTGCTGCACCCTCTTCTGTCCGAGAGGTTGTGCACATGTTACGAATGATAAGAAAACATGTAaggaaaaattacatgaaattcaaggTAAAATTTTCATTAATACAATTTCATAGAATTATTGAGTCAGCAATTTTGAGTTTTACATCACTAATTAAACACCTTGACTTATCCAAAATCTCTAAGTCAGTGACTACTTTACAGAAGAATCTCTGTGATGTTATAGAATCCAAACTTAAGCAAGTTAAAAAGAATGGCATCGTGGATCGTTTATTTGAACAGCAGCTAccagatatgaaaaaaaaattgtggaaatTTGTAGATGAACAACTTGATCACTTGTTTACAACGCTTAAGAAAATCTTAGCAAAGTTTTGTGACCCCATAAACATTGGCAGTGACAGTGACGAAGGAAAacttgaaaagagaaataaagagaaagcacAATATTCAAATTGTCAGAAGGGGAATGTAGGCAGCTCCAGCAAAGAAATGTTGAAGGAGAAACCCCCCAAATCAGAAGATGCTGGTTACTCTAAGTCTTTAGTAGGTTGTAAAAAATCGGAGGAAAAACATCAAGAGCAAAATAATTCCGGTATTAACAGAGTAAAgcacaacattaaaaaaagtactaACACTTGCTTTGGTAATATTAAGAACCCTCAATTTGAAGAGGCGTCCTTGGAACCAAACTGCCCGAAGGCAGGAAAAATGGAAGGCAGTACCATAGAGGACTCACAGGCATCCCAGCACGCTGCTTTGAAGCCAGAACGCAGTTTTGAGATTCTTACTGAGCAGCAAGCATCTAGCCTTACTTTTAATTTAGTGAGTGATGCACAGatgggagaaatatttaaaagtttgttgCAAGGTTCTGATCTTTTGGACAACAGTGTTAACTGTAACGAAAAAAGTGAGTGGGAGTTAAAGACACCAGCGAAACAGATGCTAGAGACTCTTAAATGTGAATCTCTACCAGTTTGTACAACGGAAGAGCTCGTTTCAGGGGTGGTTTCTCCCTGTCCTAAGGTGATTAGTGATGATAATTGGTCATTATTGTCATCTGAGAAAGGTCCGTCTCTGTCTTCAGGGCTTTCATTGCCAGTTCATCCTGATGTGTTGGATGAAAGTTGTATGTTTGAAGTGTCCACTAACGTATCTTTAAGTAAAGATAATGTATGTAGTTCAGAAAAGAGTAAGCCCTGTGTTTCCTCCATACTTCTTGAAGATCTAGCAGTCTCTTTAACAGTACCATCACCTCTGAAGTCAGATGGTCATCTCAGTTTCTTAAAGTCAGATGTTTCGTCTAATTCAACGCCCGAAGAAGTTATTAGTGCCCATTTTAGTGAAGATGCCTTACTTGAGGAAGAGGATGCATCTGAACAGGACATTCATTTAGCCCTGGAGTCTGATAATTCAAGCAGTAAATCAAGTTGTTCTTCATCATGGACAAGCCGGTCTATTGCTCCAGGCTTTCAGTACCACCCTAATCTACCCATGCACGCTGTCATAATGGAAAAGTCCAATGATCATTTCATTGTGAAAATACGCCGTGCGGCACCATCTACCTCCCCTAGTCATAAACAGAATATGGTGGCTGATGAATCTTTGCCAAGAGTGGAAAAGGAAGCTGATGAAACagtggagaaaaaatatatttcatgtcaGTACAGAGTTTTTAAATCTGTGGAGGAATTGAAAATTTCCAGTAAAAATGTTGATAGCAGTAAATCAGTTCATGAAGAACAGGACTGTATGATACAAACAGAGGTTCCCGATATATATGAATTTCTTAAAGATGCTTCAGGTAAAGTGGTTCATAGTACTGAAGTAGTTGAAGAATGTTTCAAGTTGCATCAAGTATGGGAGCCAAAAGTACCTGAAAGCGTTGAAGAATTGCCTCCAATGGAAGAAATTCCACATTCTGTCGAGGATCATCTTCCAAACGCATATATAGACCTCACAAAAGATCCAGTCACCGAGACCAAAAAGTTGGGGGAATTCGTAGAAGTAACAGTTTTAAATATTGAGCAGTTGGGATGTTCTGGAAGCAGTGTGGATCAAAATGCTCCAGTATTAGACAATATGCAGCCTGATACTGTAGATGCTTTTATTGATTTGACACAAGATGTTTCAAGTGACAGTAAAAATGAAG GCCTTTCTGCAAAGAATGTTattaaaaagaagggagaaattaTAGTTTCGTGGACAAG AAATGATGACCGggaaattttattggagtgtcAGAAAAAAGGGCCATcgttgaaaacattttctcagttAGCTGCCAAGTTGAATAAAAATCCATATCAGGTAACTACCCCAGTTTTACATCTCTATAGTTTCACAGATGTTACTACTCCAAATATTTAG
- the CASP8AP2 gene encoding CASP8-associated protein 2 isoform X5: protein MAADDDNGDGTSLFDVFSASPLKNNDEGSLDIYAGLDSAVSDSATKSSVPSRNCLDLYEEILTEEGTAKEATYNDLQVEYGKCQLQMKELMKKFKEIQTQNFSLKNENQSLKKNISALIKTARVEINRKDEEINNLHQRLSEFPHLRNAHKTSRTPDIVKTKGLKSRSLHLDDCSKTDHRVKSDVSKDVHYSTSLPYLEKEGKSHSEKKGTSHLPTSVEKHSTNGIWSRSHYQVGEGSSNEDHRRGRKDSRHSQYCRGTDRIRKDLNTSCGDGEPRNIEASQRLQGRPEKYSKGEPKAESKNSKFKSNTDLDYKNERSSSSWEKESSRDRSHTRLESQSDKKLERQSERSQNINRKELKSQDKEERKVDQKPKSVVKDQDHWKRSERALLPYSKKELAKSSHNSSKYHPEERRGREDCKRDRAVSNHSFQEGRCPSSLSTNRTHKHVDSKEVDAVHQWENAPLRVERHRTEDKRKREQEGKEENKHMRNEKRVPAEHLQKTNRETKKTATDLKRQNEPKNDNGEVSNNDVSEGVDDKEPAVKAENGSNETQNKDLKLSFMEKLNLTLSPAKKQPVSQENQHKITDTPKSSDICDLESLVQAKTVTCIPSVSEQITEETKSELLEPKDALTAASEPRTSVSERKIEEENSLFIKSVADTVHCDMSICGTEISFSASVEMQQTESLFPSSTEMEQTINGARAAVAVVMDTVQTNVSQNFGLELDTKRKDDLNSCSISKDTEMKEPFSTKVTESNEIILQPSTEEAVILPTVVSEDGKPNLEPSLVDAPLVESKSCHLEPCLPKETPESSLQQTELTDHRMEIGEANSVYHDDENSVLSIDLNQLRPIPEAISPLNSPVRPVAKVLRLESPSRVPLYNNSHKDVFPPNLAHSASKSQSDLNKENQKPICKSDKFTEADSHKNSSLDELEEGEIISDSEKSEPQKRFDKSTNPRASAEVQNTRTNPGSRKSTVHLDKDNRKISSIKIHQTKSKWNKRRTESSRSSKTEKKDRLVGTSSLEKIVPIIAAPSSVREVVHMLRMIRKHVRKNYMKFKVKFSLIQFHRIIESAILSFTSLIKHLDLSKISKSVTTLQKNLCDVIESKLKQVKKNGIVDRLFEQQLPDMKKKLWKFVDEQLDHLFTTLKKILAKFCDPINIGSDSDEGKLEKRNKEKAQYSNCQKGNVGSSSKEMLKEKPPKSEDAGYSKSLVGCKKSEEKHQEQNNSGINRVKHNIKKSTNTCFGNIKNPQFEEASLEPNCPKAGKMEGSTIEDSQASQHAALKPERSFEILTEQQASSLTFNLVSDAQMGEIFKSLLQGSDLLDNSVNCNEKSEWELKTPAKQMLETLKCESLPVCTTEELVSGVVSPCPKVISDDNWSLLSSEKGPSLSSGLSLPVHPDVLDESCMFEVSTNVSLSKDNVCSSEKSKPCVSSILLEDLAVSLTVPSPLKSDGHLSFLKSDVSSNSTPEEVISAHFSEDALLEEEDASEQDIHLALESDNSSSKSSCSSSWTSRSIAPGFQYHPNLPMHAVIMEKSNDHFIVKIRRAAPSTSPSHKQNMVADESLPRVEKEADETVEKKYISCQYRVFKSVEELKISSKNVDSSKSVHEEQDCMIQTEVPDIYEFLKDASGKVVHSTEVVEECFKLHQVWEPKVPESVEELPPMEEIPHSVEDHLPNAYIDLTKDPVTETKKLGEFVEVTVLNIEQLGCSGSSVDQNAPVLDNMQPDTVDAFIDLTQDVSSDSKNEEMMTGKFYWSVRKKGHR from the exons ATTGTCTGAATTTCCACATCTTCGAAATGCTCATAAAACTTCAAGGACACCAGATATAGTTAAAACAAAAGGTCTTAAATCCAGATCTCTCCATTTGGATGATTGTTCAAAGACTGATCACAGAGTGAAAAGTGATGTTTCTAAAGATGTACATTATAGCACTTCACTGCCATACCtcgaaaaggaaggaaaatcacATTCTGAAAAAAAGGGCACTTCACATTTGCCTACATCTGTTGAAAAACACTCCACCAATGGCATTTGGTCACGTTCCCATTATCAGGTTGGTGAGGGTAGTTCCAATGAGGatcacagaagaggaaggaaagatagTAGACATAGCCAGTACTGCAGAGGGACTGACAGAATACGAAAAGACTTGAACACTAGCTGTGGTGATGGTGAACCGAGGAACATAGAGGCCAGTCAGAGGCTACAAGGACGTCCTGAGAAATATAGTAAAGGTGAACCAAAGGCTGAAAGCAAAAATTCAAAGTTTAAAAGTAACACAGATTTGGATTATAAAAATGAACGCAGTAGCTCTTCTTGGGAGAAAGAAAGCTCTAGAGACAGGTCACACACTCGACTAGAATCTCAAAGTGACAAAAAACTCGAAAGACAAAGTGAAAGAtcacaaaatataaatagaaaagaacttaaatcacaagacaaagaagaaaggaaagttgATCAAAAACCTAAGTCAGTAGTAAAAGACCAGGATCATTGGAAAAGATCTGAACGAGCACTGCTTCCTTATTCCAAGAAGGAACTAGCAAAATCTTCTCATAATTCAAGTAAATACCATCCAGAAGAGAGAAGAGGCCGGGAAGATTGTAAAAGAGACAGGGCTGTGAGTAATCATAGTTTTCAAGAAGGAAGATGTCCGTCCTCTCTTTCAACCAATAGAACTCACAAACATGTTGACTCTAAGGAAGTTGATGCTGTGCACCAATGGGAAAATGCACCTTTAAGGGTAGAAAGGCATAGAACTGAAGATAAGCGGAAAAGAGAACAAGagggcaaagaagaaaataagcatatgagaaatgaaaagagagtACCTGCAGAACATCTGCAGAAGACAAACAGAGAGACTAAGAAAACCGCTACAGATTTAAAGAGACAGAATGAGCCAAAAAATGATAATGGTGAAGTCTCTAATAATGATGTTTCTGAAGGAGTGGATGATAAAGAGCCAGCAGTTAAAGCTGAGAATGGTTCAAatgaaacacaaaacaaagacTTAAAGTTAAGCTTTATGGAAAAATTGAACTTAACTCTTTCTCCTGCTAAAAAGCAGCCTGTTTCTCAGGAAAATCAGCATAAAATAACCGATACTCCCAAATCTAGTGACATATGTGATTTGGAGTCCTTGGTGCAGGCTAAAACTGTGACATGTATTCCCTCTGTCAGTGAACAGATCACAGAGGAAACCAAATCAGAGTTATTGGAACCAAAGGATGCTCTTACAGCAGCATCTGAACCCAGGACCAGtgtttcagaaaggaaaatagaagaagaaaatagtTTGTTCATTAAATCTGTTGCGGATACTGTGCATTGTGATATGTCCATCTGTGGCACAGAGATTTCCTTCTCAGCATCTGTGGAAATGCAACAAACAGAATCCTTGTTTCCATCATCAACAGAAATGGAACAGACCATTAATGGTGCCAGGGCAGCAGTTGCTGTGGTAATGGACACAGTACAAACAAATGTTTCTCAAAACTTTGGTTTGGAATTGGATACCAAAAGAAAGGATGACTTAAATTCTTGTAGTATTTCCAAAGATACAGAAATGAAGGAGCCTTTTTCAACCAAAGTGACCGAATCCAATGAAATCATTTTGCAGCCTTCAACTGAAGAAGCTGTCATTTTGCCAACAGTCGTTTCGGAAGATGGTAAACCAAACCTTGAGCCTTCTCTTGTAGATGCACCACTGGTTGAGAGTAAGTCTTGTCACTTGGAGCCTTGCTTACCTAAAGAGACTCCAGAATCTTCACTTCAGCAGACTGAGTTAACGGACCACAGAATGGAAATTGGTGAAGCAAACTCAGTATATCACGACGATGAAAACTCGGTTCTGAGCATTGACCTGAATCAGCTGAGACCTATTCCAGAAGCCATCAGTCCTCTGAATAGTCCCGTGAGACCTGTAGCAAAAGTTCTTAGACTGGAAAGCCCATCTCGAGTTCCATTATATAATAACAGTCATAAAG ATGTGTTTCCACCAAATTTAGCTCATTCTGCCTCCAAGAGTCAGTCTGATCTCAATAAGGAAAATCAAAAGCCAATTTGCAAATCTGACAAATTTACAGAAGCAGACTCCCACAAGAATTCATCTTTAGATGAATTAGAAGAAGGAGAAATTATAAGCGACAGTGAAAAATCTGAACCACAAAAACGTTTTGACAAAAGTACCAACCCAAGAGCTTCTGCTGAAGTGCAGAACACAAGAACTAACCCAGGAAGTAGGAAAAGCACTGTGCATTTGGATAAAGACAATAGGAAGATATCTTCTATAAAAATCCATCAGACCAAAAGCAAATGGAATAAAAGACGAACTGAATCTAGCAGATCttcaaaaacagagaagaaagataGGTTAGTGGGCACTTCCAGCCTGGAAAAAATAGTGCCAATTATTGCTGCACCCTCTTCTGTCCGAGAGGTTGTGCACATGTTACGAATGATAAGAAAACATGTAaggaaaaattacatgaaattcaaggTAAAATTTTCATTAATACAATTTCATAGAATTATTGAGTCAGCAATTTTGAGTTTTACATCACTAATTAAACACCTTGACTTATCCAAAATCTCTAAGTCAGTGACTACTTTACAGAAGAATCTCTGTGATGTTATAGAATCCAAACTTAAGCAAGTTAAAAAGAATGGCATCGTGGATCGTTTATTTGAACAGCAGCTAccagatatgaaaaaaaaattgtggaaatTTGTAGATGAACAACTTGATCACTTGTTTACAACGCTTAAGAAAATCTTAGCAAAGTTTTGTGACCCCATAAACATTGGCAGTGACAGTGACGAAGGAAAacttgaaaagagaaataaagagaaagcacAATATTCAAATTGTCAGAAGGGGAATGTAGGCAGCTCCAGCAAAGAAATGTTGAAGGAGAAACCCCCCAAATCAGAAGATGCTGGTTACTCTAAGTCTTTAGTAGGTTGTAAAAAATCGGAGGAAAAACATCAAGAGCAAAATAATTCCGGTATTAACAGAGTAAAgcacaacattaaaaaaagtactaACACTTGCTTTGGTAATATTAAGAACCCTCAATTTGAAGAGGCGTCCTTGGAACCAAACTGCCCGAAGGCAGGAAAAATGGAAGGCAGTACCATAGAGGACTCACAGGCATCCCAGCACGCTGCTTTGAAGCCAGAACGCAGTTTTGAGATTCTTACTGAGCAGCAAGCATCTAGCCTTACTTTTAATTTAGTGAGTGATGCACAGatgggagaaatatttaaaagtttgttgCAAGGTTCTGATCTTTTGGACAACAGTGTTAACTGTAACGAAAAAAGTGAGTGGGAGTTAAAGACACCAGCGAAACAGATGCTAGAGACTCTTAAATGTGAATCTCTACCAGTTTGTACAACGGAAGAGCTCGTTTCAGGGGTGGTTTCTCCCTGTCCTAAGGTGATTAGTGATGATAATTGGTCATTATTGTCATCTGAGAAAGGTCCGTCTCTGTCTTCAGGGCTTTCATTGCCAGTTCATCCTGATGTGTTGGATGAAAGTTGTATGTTTGAAGTGTCCACTAACGTATCTTTAAGTAAAGATAATGTATGTAGTTCAGAAAAGAGTAAGCCCTGTGTTTCCTCCATACTTCTTGAAGATCTAGCAGTCTCTTTAACAGTACCATCACCTCTGAAGTCAGATGGTCATCTCAGTTTCTTAAAGTCAGATGTTTCGTCTAATTCAACGCCCGAAGAAGTTATTAGTGCCCATTTTAGTGAAGATGCCTTACTTGAGGAAGAGGATGCATCTGAACAGGACATTCATTTAGCCCTGGAGTCTGATAATTCAAGCAGTAAATCAAGTTGTTCTTCATCATGGACAAGCCGGTCTATTGCTCCAGGCTTTCAGTACCACCCTAATCTACCCATGCACGCTGTCATAATGGAAAAGTCCAATGATCATTTCATTGTGAAAATACGCCGTGCGGCACCATCTACCTCCCCTAGTCATAAACAGAATATGGTGGCTGATGAATCTTTGCCAAGAGTGGAAAAGGAAGCTGATGAAACagtggagaaaaaatatatttcatgtcaGTACAGAGTTTTTAAATCTGTGGAGGAATTGAAAATTTCCAGTAAAAATGTTGATAGCAGTAAATCAGTTCATGAAGAACAGGACTGTATGATACAAACAGAGGTTCCCGATATATATGAATTTCTTAAAGATGCTTCAGGTAAAGTGGTTCATAGTACTGAAGTAGTTGAAGAATGTTTCAAGTTGCATCAAGTATGGGAGCCAAAAGTACCTGAAAGCGTTGAAGAATTGCCTCCAATGGAAGAAATTCCACATTCTGTCGAGGATCATCTTCCAAACGCATATATAGACCTCACAAAAGATCCAGTCACCGAGACCAAAAAGTTGGGGGAATTCGTAGAAGTAACAGTTTTAAATATTGAGCAGTTGGGATGTTCTGGAAGCAGTGTGGATCAAAATGCTCCAGTATTAGACAATATGCAGCCTGATACTGTAGATGCTTTTATTGATTTGACACAAGATGTTTCAAGTGACAGTAAAAATGAAG AAATGATGACCGggaaattttattggagtgtcAGAAAAAAGGGCCATcgttga